TCTTTCGCGTCGTGCGCCGCGCGCTGCGGGAGGCGCGCATCATCGCGAAGTGATCGCCAGAGCGCGGTGCGTGATTGCCGCAACCGTTTCACGACGGCGCGTCTGCGCAGCCCTTTGCGGCGCGGCAGACCGGCTCGTGAGCACAAAAGCACCCCTCGGCGGCTGCCACGTTCGTGCGCGACCGAGCGGCGATCACCACCTGGCAAGGGTTCAGGGTTCAGGGTTCAGGGTTCAGCAGTTGCGCGTCTTCGCCCTCCGCACGGGCTTGGCGCCTGTCCGCGACGCGCACGGTGGCTCGGTCGCAAGACCGCCCACAGCCTTCTTCGTCCGGCTCCGCTACGCCCCGCAGCCGAGGGCCTGACCAAGGCTGAGCCGCGCGGTGGTTCCGCGACCCGCCCGACGTGGTTCCCACAAAGGCATCCCGCGGCGGATGCCGCGTCGTGCGTGACCAAGCGGCGATCGCCACCTCATGCAACATCTGGTCAACGGGCTACCAGCCGCATTCGCCCTATTGGCTCAGATTTCGGCTTTCGCTTCGATTCTCTGGGCCAATGCAGAGGATCGTAACTCCCTGTATCTCCTTGATTTCGTCATCGCCGCTTCGCCTTTCTATGGCCCGTTTTTGGCTCCGTCATTGAATTCTCTGGGCCAATCGGTTCGCTCGCACCGGGAAACCAGCGTGCCAAGCGTTTTGCTCCAACGGCATGAATCAGACCTTCGGCCCGTAGCTCGTCGAGGAGCCGCTTAATTGTGCTGCGACTGACCGCCGGGAACTCGGCAAGCAAGTCGTCCATCGCACGGCCGTCCTCGGCATGCGACTCTAGGTGGTCAAGCAATCGAGCCCTATTCTGTGCGCGCGCATCGAGCCTTCTTTGAGCGTCGGGCGATCGCCCCTTGGTGGCTCCGCTCAGCTTACGAGAGAGTAGCGGCTTTCCCCGGCCCGTTCGATCCAGAATACCGAGTTCCAGCAGTTTGGGCACCTGCGGCTGCAACTCGACCGGCAGGCGCTTGCCCGATGCGATCAATCCCAGTATCAGGAAGTCGTGCGGATCGAGCGTTGCCAGCGTTTCGTCGCCGACACGTTCCAAGAACTTGAGGAAGTTCTCGTCGCGAATTTCGCCGTCGAGCGTGAGCCAAACTTGATGAGCGTCGGACCGTGAATAGTCCGGCAACGGCTGACCGTGGCGGACGCACTGTTCCACGATACGATCGGCCCCTTGGCCCGAGCGCTCGATCAGGCCGCAACGCGCAAAAGTCTCGGCGATACGGCGGTTGCGCGGCGACTGCTGGTCGAGGATGTTGTCGGGCGTGATGCCCGGCGGAAAGCCGCCGGGGCTGACGATTTCAATGCGCCGTGGAAACTGTCGCACGAACACCGACCCCGGATGACGGTAGTCTCGGTGACTGACCGCATTCAAAAGTGCCTCGCGGACTGCGATCTCGCTGAAGGTGGGCACAGGATGCATCACGAGGCGTTCCTGGAAGTGTTGCTTGTCGTTCCGCAGATCGACGAGTTCCCAAACGCGGTCGTCGAACGAGAAGAAAGCCTGGCGGAATTCCTCGCGTTGATTGGCGGGGCCAGGTCGTGGCGTCGAGCGATACTCGAAGACGACTTCGGCCTGCGCCAGAAATCGTCCGAGCGCCGCACGGCTGCCTAGCAGAATGAGCGCGGCATAGGTGACGCCGCCGGGCAGGACCAACTCGGCGTCTCGCAGCAGTTTGTCGGCCGGCCGCTTCGACAAGGCCTTGTTGCCGGAATGCTTGGCCCAACGGCGACGAAGCGATTCGATCGCGGCGGGATCGAGGTCGGCCATCGCGGCTTTCGCGCAGATTTCGGCCGAGAAGTCCGGGCCGGCCTCGTCGAAGATGCGGCGCAGCATGTCGGGCGTCATCGGCGCCAGGTCTTCGCCGGCGCGCATCCAATATGCTCCGTCGACGGCGACAGGCACGCCGATGGGCCGCGACGGCGCCGTGAACACCAGCACGCGGCCGTCCGGGCGTACGATTTCTTGGGCGTCAATGCGAAGGCGGAGTTTTTCGATCAATCCGGCCTTGGTCCGCTCCAGGTCGGCAAACGCCTGGCTACCAACGACCTTGCGCGGGCGTCGGTCAGTCACGCCGAGAACGATGGAACCGCCTCCCTCGTTGGCGAGCGCGGCGCAGTATTTGACGAGCTTCTCGAAGTGGAAGTTGCTCTTGGCTTCCTTGAATTCAAGGTGTTCGCCTTCTTTTGTTCTCAGCCATTCCTCGATTTGCGGGCTGCTCATGCTGGTTCCTGGGCGCGTGCAGAAGCACCGTAATGTCGTCGTTTGGGTTCGCTGAAGGCAGCGCGTCTCCCTGCCTTTCGGTTGACGGCTGCACTGCGGGACTTGATGCAACTCGTATCCTGGGATGGCAGACCTGTCAAGCAGCCGTTTGTCGCGCAAGTGTGCTAAAAAAAGCAAAGGCCCTGCCTTAGCTTACGGGCGCGAACGGGGACCGAGCAAACGTGGTGAGCGATCCGGCTGCGGCGCGCGGTTGGCCCGGCTCCGCTACGCCCGGCAGCGTAGATAGGTCGTGACGAAGGCTGAGCCGCGCGGTGGTTCCGCGACCCGCGCGGCGTGGTTCCCACGGAGTGGCGACCGATTCTCCAGCGGCTGGCGATCGACGCGGAGACCTGGCTCGACAGACTGGCTTGCTTTGGTCGCTCGCTTGCACCGCACGGTTGGACCGCGTGTCGAGCATGGCGATTAACGCTTCGCCCAAACTTGCCGGACGGCTTCCACACCGTGCGTAGCCCGGAACGGGCGTTATTCGATAGCCTGGGGTGAAACCCCAGGTTGTCGAAGACACCAACGATTCCGTAGCCCTGAATGGGCGTCATTCCCGAGGTAGAACTTCTCGCGGGATGACGCCCCGTTGGGGCTTACGATGATCTCGTGGGGCCGTTACACCCAGGGTTCCGCTGCGCTGCACCCTGGGCTATCGAATACGACCCACTTCGGGGTCGGCGGCCTGCGGCCACTGTTTCGGTGGCCGGGGCGACTAAACCGGATCCAATGATTCGCTTTTTTCCTGATTGCCGCCAACCGGGCGCCAACCCACCAACGGGGTTTCTCCATGATTGCGGCAACCGTTTCACGATGGCGTGTGTTGGCAGCCCTGTCGGGCGCGGCAGACTGGCTTGTCAGCACAAACGCGCCCCTCGGCGGATGCCACGTTCGTGCGTGACCAAGCGGCGGTCGCCACCCCAACGCAACCTGTGGCCAACGGGCTACACCAGCCGCATCGAGCACATCCGAACGCTTCGACCGCATGCCAAGCGACCTACGGGTCTGGCCAGCCGCTGGTTCGCCAGGATTGCCCGCTCCGTCGGGGCCTAGATAAGCCACGGTGTCTGGCTCCGCCTTGCCGCCCTTTTCCCGCCGCATGTCAAGTTTTACATCACAAAAACTTGACATGCGGCCGGCAAAGGCCGATACTTGCAGCATGAAAACCATTCGCACCGCAGCAGCCTCGCGTCGTGTCACGGGTTTGGTCCGCCAGCGGATCGAACGCGGAGGCGAACGCCTATGGCGCTACGCGGATTTTCACGAACTGCCATTCGCGTCCGTCGCCCAGGCGCTTTCCCGCCTGGCACGCGCCGGCGAAATTCAACGCCTCAGCAAAGGCATCTACTACCGGCCCCGTCAGACCGCTTTTGGCGAAAGTCGGCCCAACCCCGCCGCCATCCAGAAGCTTGCCAGCCCCCGCAAAGCCATCTTCCCGTCGGGAATCGCGGCGGCAAGTCTGCTTGGGTTCACCACCCAACAACCGAAGCGCGGCGAAGTCGCGACCACCGCGCTGAGCTTGCCGCGCAAACTCGTGGGCGACAAGACGGTGATCCATTTTCGCCGCCCTGCAGCATGGGCCAACCTCTCCAAGACCGACGCGGCCATGCTCGACTTTCTTCGCCGCAAAGCCGAGCCGAGCGAATTATCACCGGATGACACCGTCCGCCGAACGCTGACGCTGATCGACGAAGGGGGGCGCTTCGAGCGGCTGCTCAAAGCGGCGCACTCCGAACCGCCGCGTGTTCGGGCAATCCTCGGCGCGCTCGGCGAACAACTCGGCAAGAGAACCAACGTCCTCGGCCGCCTGCGGGCATCGCTGAATCCACTCTCCCGGTTTGACTTCGGCCGCCTGGCCGGGCTGACCTATGCCCGTAAATGGCAGGCAAAGGAGCGCCACCGCCGTGCGATTGTTTGAACATCCCGACTTTGAGCAGGCGATCATCCGCGCCGCCGACTATTTCGGCGACCAGGGCCTGCGGCCGGCGATCATCGAAAAGGATTACTATGTCACCGAGGCGCTTCGCCTCATCGCCGGCGCGGCCCGCGACACGATCATTTTCAAAGGCGGCACCAGCCTGTCGAAAGGCTGGAATCTTATCCAGCGGTTTTCCGAAGACATCGACATCTTCCTCGACCCGCTCGCCTTCGACCCGCCGTTAGGCAAAAAGGCCATCGACCGCGAGCTTAAGAAACTCCGCGAAATCGTCGCCTCGCATCCGGCGCTAAGCTTCGTTCCCGAGGAAAGCCGGACCATCGGCGGTTTCGGCCGCAGCGACCGCTTCTCCTACCCGCAGCGTTTCGGCGGCCCAGGCGAAGTGACCAACCGCGTGCTGTTGGAAGCCGGTACGGCGAGCGGCCGCGAGCCTACGAGCATCGTCGAGCTACGCTCGTATCTCGCCCAGTTCTTGGCCGACTCCGGCACCACGCTGGCAATCGACGACGGAGACGCGTTTTCGATGCGGCTGTTGCACTTTCGGCGCACGTTCGTCGAAAAGATGTTCGCCATCCATAGCAAGGTCGAGCTTTTCAAGCGCGACAGGCAACCGCTCGGCGGCTACGCCCGCCATTACTACGATCTGTATCAACTCGCGGCGGAGGCCGAAGTCTTGGCCATGCTGCGAAGTTCCGAGTACGCCGCGATCAAAGTCGATTACGATCGGGTTAGCCGCGAGCATTTTCCCAAGAGCTACTTCCATCCTGACGACATGCGTTTTGCTGTGAGCGATGCACTGTTCCCGCCAGCCGACTTGGCGGCGGAGTTGGCTGCCGAGTATGAGACGCAATGCCGCATCCTCTGCTACGGGCATTTTCCGGCTTGGGCCGACGTTATGGCGCGGCTTGAAGAACTGCGTGAGCTTTTGTGACCCTCTCTTGCCGGGGACATGCCCAATTATTCGCTTTTTTTCCTGATTGCGGCCAACGGGGCGCCAACGCACCGGCGGGGTTTCTCCATGATTGCCGAAACGGTTTCACGACGGCGCGTGTTGGCCGCCCTGTCCGGCGCGGCAGACGGGCTCGTCAGCACAAAAGCACCCCTCGGCGGATGCCACGTTCGAATGGCCGTTAACGCGCGCTTTGCTCCGTTCATCGACTTTCAAGCCAGCCCAGGGTGATTGGCTTTTATCCACGCTTCCGCGTCGACCGCGAATTGCTTCACCGTCTTGAGCAATCCTTCGGCGTCCGTGTCGGTTACTCCGCCGGCGAAATCGTACTCGCAGCCATTCCGCTTGAGCCGGCAACCATCAAAATACGCCGACAGCCTTGCAAACGCGGCATCGGCCGCTTCCAGCGCCAGGAAGGTATTGTAGTGGCCGCCGATAGCGCGGGGGCGATAGCCCGCCGCGCGCACGACCATCAGCGAAAGGGTGCGAGCAGCGTCGTAGGCCATGACGAACCGCGCGTCGGCCGACAACCCCGGTGCCGCGACATCCTTCATGCTGCGGGCGACAATCGAGCGCAGATTGTCGAGCTCGGCTTTGCTCGGCGCTTCATGCGTGACGTTCTTATTAGCGAGCAGTTTTTTCCAGCTCATCCTTATCGCCTCGCACGAACAGCTTCGGCTTCTCCAACACTCGCGTCAGGAAGTGGTCCCTGGCCGCCCGCTTCTTGGCGAATTCCGCCGGCGTGTAAACGGTCGGATTGATCTCGCGGCCGAGCAATTCTCTGGCATTTCGTAGCGGCACCGCAAGGTCCAGCGGCGAAACGTTGCCGATGACCATCAGGTCGATGTCGCTGTCGCTCCGCTCACCACCCGCGGCGATGGAGCCATAAACGAACACGATCCGCAGTTTGCGGGCAAGCGGCTCGATGGCATCGGCCAGCACATCGACCAGGCCGGCCGTCTTCAGCATCAGGCCGCGAAGCTCGGGAAACACCGGTGAATTGGTGTTGGCCTGATAGTAGGCCATTCGCCCCTGCCGGCGCGTTTTCAATACCCCCGCTTTTTCCAGGTCGTGTAGTTCGCGTTGGAGGCTCGATGAGGGAACACCCATGCGGCGCGCCAACTCCGACACGTACCACGCCTTCTCCGGTCGGATCAGCATGGCCGCAAGGATTCCCTGACGGGTCTTCGGCAGCAGGGCATCGATGGCGCGGTTGTTACGCATACTGCGTAAATATGAACGCAAACTGCGTAAAAGTCAAGTCGCATCTGAGGGATAGAAGACGGCAAGATACCCAAACCCATGATTTACGCACGCGAACGGGGACCGAGCAAACGTGGTGAGAAATCCGGCTGCGGAGAGCGGTTGGCCCGGTTCCGCGGTGCCCCGCAGTCGGGGGCCTGACCGAGGCTGAGCCGCCCGGTGGTTCCGCGACCCGCGCGGCGTGGTTCCCGCGGAGTTGCGACCGATTCTCGAGCGGCTGGTGATCGACGCGGAGACATGGCTCGACAGGCTGGCTTGTTTCGGTCGCTCGCTTCCACCGCACTGGTCAGCACAATAGCGCCCCTCGGCGGACGCCACGTTCGTGCGTGACAAGGGGCCGATCGCCACCCCATGCAACATCTGGCCAATGGGCCACCAGCCGCATTCGCCCTATTGGCTCAGATTTCGGCTTTCGCTTCGATTCTTCGACCCAAATCTGACCGGCGCAAGTGTCTATTGTCCAAATAGTTACGCGATGCAAACGTTTGATGATTTGGGCCATATTTTGGGTTCATGGCTAATTCTCCGACCCTGGTCGAGGATGTTGTCGGGCGTGATGCCCGGCGGAAAGCCGCCGGGGCTGACGATTTCAATGCGTCGCGGAAACTGCCGCACGAACACCGACCCCGGATGACGGTAGTCTCGGTGACTGACCGCATTCAAAAGTGCCTCGCGGACTGCGATCTCGCTGAAGGTGCGCACAGGATGCATCACGAGGCGTTCCTGGAAGTGTTGCTTGTCGTTCCGCAGGTCCACGAGTTCCCAAACGCGGTCGTAGAACGACAAGAAAGCCTGGCGGAATTCCTCGCGTTGATTGGCGGGGCCAGGTCGCGGCGTCGAGCGATACTCGAAGACGACTTCGGCCTGCGCCAGAAATCGTCCGAGCGCCGCACGGCTGCCCAGCAGAATGAGCGCGGCATAGGTGACGCCGCCGGGCAGGACCAACTCGGCGTCTCTCAGCAGTTTGTCGGCCGGCCGCTTCGACAAGGCGTTGTTGCCGGAATGCTTGGTCCAACGGCGACGAAGCGATTCGATCGCCGCGGGATCGAGGTCGGCCATCGCGGCTTTCGGGCAGATTTCGGCCGAGAAGTCTGGGCCGGCTTCATCGAAGATGCGGCGCAGCATGTCGGGCGTCATCGGCGCCAGGTCTTCGCCGGCACGCATCCAATACGCTCCATCGACGGCGATAGGTACGCCGATGGGCCGCGACGGCGCCGTGAACACCAACACGCGGCCGTCCGGGCGTACGATTTCCTGCGCGTCAATGCGCAGGCGGAGCTTTTCGATCAATCCGGCCTTGGTCCGCTCCAGGTCGGCAAACGCCTGGCTACCGACGACCTTGCGAGGGCGCCAGGCAGGCGGGCGCCTGCAACCGGTCCAACCCAAGCCAGTCGCGAGATAGAACAAAGAATGAACGCGGGACGACGAGCGTGTACCTGACGCCAGTTTTGGTTCCGATCGGATGCCGCCGGCTTGCCCGGCGGAGGTGTACGTTGGCAGTCTACAGAACGAGGCGCCCAACAACCGCTTCCGGCAGCGGGCCGCCGCTTCCCGGTCACCCTCCCGCTTGCGGAGCAAGCGGGCTACGTAGCCCGCTCGCTCCGCGAGCGGATCGGCGGTCGGGAAGCGGCGGCCCGCGTCACCTTCAACGAAAAAAAAAGAATGAGAGAGGCTGCCGTGGGATTTTGGGCGACTCCATGTCGTATTACTGGCAGAGCGGAAAAACAGCGGGCCGATGGCCGGCCATGCGTGCCCCGCGGCAGGAGGAATGTGGAACTTTTAGCCCGGATGATTCACCGGCCCCCGAACT
This is a stretch of genomic DNA from Pirellulales bacterium. It encodes these proteins:
- a CDS encoding ATP-binding protein; this translates as MSSPQIEEWLRTKEGEHLEFKEAKSNFHFEKLVKYCAALANEGGGSIVLGVTDRRPRKVVGSQAFADLERTKAGLIEKLRLRIDAQEIVRPDGRVLVFTAPSRPIGVPVAVDGAYWMRAGEDLAPMTPDMLRRIFDEAGPDFSAEICAKAAMADLDPAAIESLRRRWAKHSGNKALSKRPADKLLRDAELVLPGGVTYAALILLGSRAALGRFLAQAEVVFEYRSTPRPGPANQREEFRQAFFSFDDRVWELVDLRNDKQHFQERLVMHPVPTFSEIAVREALLNAVSHRDYRHPGSVFVRQFPRRIEIVSPGGFPPGITPDNILDQQSPRNRRIAETFARCGLIERSGQGADRIVEQCVRHGQPLPDYSRSDAHQVWLTLDGEIRDENFLKFLERVGDETLATLDPHDFLILGLIASGKRLPVELQPQVPKLLELGILDRTGRGKPLLSRKLSGATKGRSPDAQRRLDARAQNRARLLDHLESHAEDGRAMDDLLAEFPAVSRSTIKRLLDELRAEGLIHAVGAKRLARWFPGASEPIGPENSMTEPKTGHRKAKRR
- a CDS encoding DUF6088 family protein; this translates as MKTIRTAAASRRVTGLVRQRIERGGERLWRYADFHELPFASVAQALSRLARAGEIQRLSKGIYYRPRQTAFGESRPNPAAIQKLASPRKAIFPSGIAAASLLGFTTQQPKRGEVATTALSLPRKLVGDKTVIHFRRPAAWANLSKTDAAMLDFLRRKAEPSELSPDDTVRRTLTLIDEGGRFERLLKAAHSEPPRVRAILGALGEQLGKRTNVLGRLRASLNPLSRFDFGRLAGLTYARKWQAKERHRRAIV
- a CDS encoding nucleotidyl transferase AbiEii/AbiGii toxin family protein, translating into MRLFEHPDFEQAIIRAADYFGDQGLRPAIIEKDYYVTEALRLIAGAARDTIIFKGGTSLSKGWNLIQRFSEDIDIFLDPLAFDPPLGKKAIDRELKKLREIVASHPALSFVPEESRTIGGFGRSDRFSYPQRFGGPGEVTNRVLLEAGTASGREPTSIVELRSYLAQFLADSGTTLAIDDGDAFSMRLLHFRRTFVEKMFAIHSKVELFKRDRQPLGGYARHYYDLYQLAAEAEVLAMLRSSEYAAIKVDYDRVSREHFPKSYFHPDDMRFAVSDALFPPADLAAELAAEYETQCRILCYGHFPAWADVMARLEELRELL
- a CDS encoding helix-turn-helix domain-containing protein; the protein is MRNNRAIDALLPKTRQGILAAMLIRPEKAWYVSELARRMGVPSSSLQRELHDLEKAGVLKTRRQGRMAYYQANTNSPVFPELRGLMLKTAGLVDVLADAIEPLARKLRIVFVYGSIAAGGERSDSDIDLMVIGNVSPLDLAVPLRNARELLGREINPTVYTPAEFAKKRAARDHFLTRVLEKPKLFVRGDKDELEKTAR